A section of the Sceloporus undulatus isolate JIND9_A2432 ecotype Alabama chromosome 3, SceUnd_v1.1, whole genome shotgun sequence genome encodes:
- the HKDC1 gene encoding hexokinase HKDC1 isoform X3, with the protein MFAVHLVAFYFTKLKEDQIKKVDRYLYHMRLSDEVLLDVMTRFQSEMVKGLGRDTHPTTTVKMLPTFVRSLPDGSEKGDFLALDLGGSKFRVLRVKVSEDGKQNVQMESQFYPTPKEIIHGSGNDLFEYVTDCLSDFMETKDIKHKKLPLGFTFSFPCRQTKLAEGALVSWTKHFKVRGVQQKDVVKSLRKALRKHQDIDVDVLALVNDTVGTMMTCGYDDPRCEVGVIIGTGTNACYMEEMSNIDLVEGDEGRMCINTEWGAFGDDASLDDIRTEFDKEIDLGSINPGKQLFEKMISGLYLGELIRLILLKMAREGLLFNGKLSTALCTKGKIETKHVAAMEKYKEGLNNTKEILTELGLTPSEDDCIAVQHVCTIVSFRSANLCAAALAAILTRLRENKKLTRLRTTVGMDGTLYKTHPQYAKRLHKVVRRLVPNCDVRFLVSESGSGKGAAMVTAVAYRLLSQHKQIDKVLAYFKLTKENLIGVKNKMRAELERGLKKETNPTATVKMLPTFVYGTPDGTAV; encoded by the exons GTTGATCGGTATCTCTACCACATGCGTCTTTCTGATGAGGTCCTGCTTGATGTGATGACCCGTTTCCAATCAGAGATGGTGAAAGGCCTGGGAAGGGACACCCATCCAACAACTACCGTAAAAATGCTGCCAACATTCGTGCGATCACTGCCTGATGGCTCAG AAAAGGGTGACTTTCTTGCTTTAGACCTTGGAGGATCAAAATTTCGAGTTCTAAGGGTCAAAGTATCTGAAGATGGGAAgcaaaatgttcaaatggaaaGTCAATTCTATCCAACTCCTAAAGAAATCATACATGGCAGTGGGAATGAT CTCTTTGAATATGTAACTGACTGCCTTTCAGACTTCATGGAGACTAAGGACATAAAGCATAAGAAATTGCCTCTTGGCTTTACTTTTTCATTTCCTTGTAGACAGACTAAATTAGCAGAG GGTGCACTAGTTTCTTGGACAAAACATTTTAAGGTTCGAGGAGTGCAGCAAAAAGATGTTGTGAAATCTCTTCGCAAAGCCCTCAGGAAACATCAG GACATTGATGTAGATGTCTTGGCTTTGGTAAATGACACAGTGGGAACAATGATGACCTGTGGATATGATGACCCACGGTGCGAAGTTGGTGTTATTATTG GAACAGGGACAAATGCTTGCTATATGGAAGAAATGAGCAATATTGACCTTGTGGAAGGTGATGAAGGAAGAATGTGCATTAACACAGAATGGGGAGCCTTTGGAGACGACGCGTCACTGGATGACATCAGGACAGAATTTGACAAGGAGATTGACTTGGGATCTATCAACCCTGGGAAACAATT GTTTGAGAAGATGATTAGTGGATTGTATTTAGGAGAACTCATCAGGCTTATTCTTCTGAAAATGGCAAGGGAAGGTTTGCTTTTCAATGGGAAATTGTCAACAGCTCTCTGTACCAAGGGCAAGATTGAGACAAAACATGTAGCTGCAATGGAAAA aTATAAAGAAGGCCTGAACAATACTAAAGAGATTCTGACTGAATTGGGTTTGACCCCATCTGAAGATGATTGCATTGCCGTTCAGCATGTCTGCACTATTGTTTCATTTCGTTCAGCCAACCTCTGTGCTGCAGCCTTGGCAGCAATACTGACACGCTTGCGTGAAAACAAAAAGTTGACAAGGCTCCGAACCACTGTTGGAATGGATGGAACACTGTACAAGACGCACCCTCA gtATGCAAAACGTCTCCATAAAGTAGTTAGAAGGCTGGTTCCTAACTGTGATGTTCGATTTCTGGTCTCTGAGAGTGGCAGTGGGAAAGGAGCTGCGATGGTAACTGCAGTTGCATATAGACTGTTATCTCAACATAAACAGATCGATAAGGTCTTGGCATATTTCAAGCTAACCAAAGAGAACCTCATAGGTGTGAAGAACAAAATGAGAGCTGAACTGGAGCGTGggttaaaaaaggaaacaaacccAACAGCCACTGTGAAAATGCTGCCAACGTTTGTTTATGGAACTCCAGATGGAACAG CTGTTTGA